TTCTTTTAATACAATTGATGCCTTCTGAATCTCTGGATCTAAATAACCTACTATTATTACTTCATCTTTGAAATAAGAGATAACTCCTACCCAATGCATTACATCCTCTTCTTGTTGAAAAGAAATCAGTAATGACATTGTCATTAACTCATGTTGTTCACTCTCATGTGCAAATAAACTTATTACTTTATACACAGAACTTTTCTGACTGCTATTTTTGATATTATGACTCGGGAAGAGTTTAACTCCTGATTTCTTTGTATTACTTAAGCCTGCTATTCTTATTCCCAAAAGCATATTCATTGCACTTacatgatataattaaaaacgcaTCTCCATATATGCTCAGCCTTACTAATGTGCCcgcattttctttttttaaatagagctGCTCTGAAAACTTTACATCGCTACTTATACCCTTTCAGGTCATTTCTAACAGCGTTACTGTTTGTTTTATCTCTAAATCATCCTGAATATTGGAATCGCCGTCTCGCTCAGGTAATACTATTTTGCCTTGTGCATCAGTTTTTATTAATTCGCTATATTCATCaagtttaaagataaatttcttGAGTATATTGTGGTCTAGTCTAAACTTCCTTAACATAGCAAGAAAATGCTTTATTGGATCTACTCTACCTAAcagtaatttttaaagttctaaccCTACTGACTCTAAGAGACTTTgcaattcaattttttgttcttgAGTTAATGTGTTTATTGTTTGCAGTAtctgtattcttttttttatcttccaATATCACTCCTCTTGCACGGAATCATTCTTGTGCATTGCTCTTACACTCTGCTGCACTAAGTTCATCAAGGTGAACGATTTTTTCATGATTGAAAGGTTTTCGCTGTATTGACAATACTAAATTCCTCAGCTCTTAATGTTTGATCTTTCAAATTTCTTTAACTCCAGATATTTTTATGAGTGTTAATTGGTCGAGTTGAAAGTGGTAGATTAATAATTAAACGTGCAGCATATCCCACGCAATATACGTCATCACGCTGGATAATAGGAGTTGTAGCCATTTTTgctgttataatttttgttaggAATTGTGCTTTTAACAAACTCCTtagattatttgtttttactttgtAACGATCTACTCTAGATTCATATACTTTCAAATATAATGTACCATATACATAGCCTCTGATTCGTAATGTTACCAAATGCATTCGACTAGGAATAATAACTGGTATCAATAATTGTTAACCAGGTTGTATACTTGCAACTTCTAATACCAAATCATCAGCTTCTGATTGTTTAATATCTCTTTCTAGTATTGTTTGCTTTGGAGAAAGTATCTTATTAAATTGATTGACTCGACCATCTTTATCTATAACCCTCCTCTCTGTAATAAAGCTTCTATAAAAACCATTACATAAGTCTCAGCATACGATCTTCTGACTGCTTGCGCTTGACTAACTTTTATAACAGAAGATGTGGTAGACCTTAATTCAGATTTCGAATTTATTGAACCTTATATTTACTGCGCTGGCTTTTTACCTTTTATTGGAATTGAAGAATTCAAAAACGCATCTAATGTTAGTGGATTATAAGTATTTGATGAGATTGTAGTCCaaccaacaaaaaaacaactgtGTCATAACGTCTCTTGTATTGCCATCACTATCACTTTGATTATTAGAAGTTTTTAGATGTGCCCAATCACTATAACAATAAGTGTTAATCTTTATATTCGTTAAAATTTCCAAAACCGTTGAAAACTCTTGTTTAAgctttatgttatatttaagaCTTAATTAATTTTCCAATGGCAATTTTAAGTAGAAGAAAGCCCTTATTGCTAATATGACAATAGGATGTTCATCACTTGCATCAATTGGTGCCAGATGTtctattttaagatttttcatTGTAATCAAGATGTAGTTGatagatttttctttttgtaatgggaattttatttaatttatcttttatattctcTTCTAATAAAGAATTAGTACTTTCAAATCCAACCAGACGACTCAATGCCCGATCGATAAAAGTAGGATCTTTCTTAATGTCTGATGTTGTCTTACTCAATATTTCTAAGTTTATAGGTTGGcgagtttttattaaaatcatcatCATATTTAAAATACCTTGATTTTTAGGCTCTAGCTTTAATTGATCGAACAAGATATCAATTACATTATGATTTTGTTTAGGCTCAGCACCATCTCAAAATTTGCTATTAAAGAGATTAATGTCAGCTTTCTATTGACAAGTATTCTTACTATTTCATTTTGATTATGCTAAGCAGCAACAATTAGAggagactttttatttttgttattttggtcATTGATGTTAGTCTTACCTTCTGTTAGAATAATCTGCACTGCATCACTATCTCCCTTTTTTGCATCAAAATGTAGTTCTGTATATTCTGGAATTTTCAATATACTACTATACCCCACAAATTATCCTTCCAGGTAATACTCTGATATCTCAAGGTTAGTTCTGAATTGTTCAAACAATCTATTACGTATTTCTCACGAAACAGTGATAACTCCTTTATATCTAGCAGCTGATAGACGTTTCTTGCTCAAAACACATAATTTATACAGTATACGTTGAATAATATTCGGACGATACCTTAACAATAATTCAATGATACTTGAGTTGTATTGTATCGAAACTAATGAGGACTCATTAGCAGAACGgtatacataaaatttttatcatcaattttGTTTACTAGAGTTGAGATTATTCTTTGATCGCTCGGTTTAGAATAGCCTATATATTTGAACTTAGTACATGAAGTTCAGGATCAATGTAATGTAGATCTTAAAGCATCTATTATATTGATTTTACCAAGTTTAAGCCAGACCTTGTAAAGCCTGTGCagcaaaatgttttacataAGAATCATTGGCTTCAAGAGCAATGCTTAAAGTATTTTTCACTTAAAGTATTTTTCACAATTCCAACGCCGTTTAAAGCCTGTGCACAAACACTTCCTATACACCCATTCTTGTTACTTAGGCCTTGCATTAAAGTTGAAACGACtggtgtatatatttttttaaattatctgctGCTGCACCATTTATATTATGGTTACCTTTTCGAATAGATACAGTtgaatataaagtaaaaaaaacatcttctCTTATATCTTTTAACCCTACTACAGCTAAGGTAGCCTAGTTTTTTACATCATACTTATCATTTTTGTGTgcattttttagaaaagcaaAGATCTTTTCATCATTATGATCTATATCTCCTAAAACGGATTAACGAGAGCCAAGAGCAATATGTACTTCTTTGACTTCTTCTATTTTTAcacataaatattgaaaaactttatcGTGATATTTCTTCTCTAAAGCTACAAAAGATTTTATAGCATTTTCAATGACAATTTTATACCTTCTCTGCTTAGTCCGACGAAGCCCATAAAATGTACTTTAGCTACCTTCTGCAGTAAGGAATCTAAATTTACAGCATTCTTTACAATATCAATGAGATTTTGTATAATCTTTTTGCTATTTTCGTCTTCGTTTCTGCTTAAATTACCTAACAAATGAGTAGCAACAACTCTAACCTTTGAAACCGgatttttgagattattaactAAAGCATCAATTAACTCTTCATTAACTCTATTTATTCCccttaattcatttttttaagtgtgCCATTTCATAAACAACTCTATGTCTTGCTTTAATTACTTTACAATTACCACTGTAATTCTTACAACATCTTTAGcactttaataactttaattttacttatttattttagttgatgCAAAGCTTTTATAGCCGTAGTTCTTATAATCCCTTTCTCTGTTTCATCTTATACTCTTTCTAAGATATTTTGTATAAGTTCCTGTTCCTTACATCCTATAATACCTGAAACATGTAATATGAATAATTTCGTTTCTGGATCTCTAATATTGTCTAGTAAGTCTTTTGCcaaattttgttcttttctGAGCATCTTACGAACATTAGGAGCAGATTCTAAACATTCAGTAATATCTATTGATAATGTCCAGCTCttcatatcatataaaaatttccTGTGCACTGGTGCATATACTAGGTCTAACTTATCAAATGTACATTCATTTGAACATCTAACAAATAGGTTTGTATGCCTTAATCTTATTAAGTCTCTCTGTAATTCCTCTATATAATGCCAAAATTGTACTAgagaaatatacttttttttctctgtcTTAACTATTCTAGACAACGTTCCTGCTACGTACTGccacattattttatattgaatataatatttatgttctttgattttttaatccagaaattttctttcttcgtcaatttattgaaaaaagattcATCTCTAACAACTTTTTCCCTGCCATAGTATAGAGCGTAGTGATTATGGGATTGGAATAGTTTATCGTACTATTAGAAAACTAATCGAAAGCAAATCATATTAACTTAAGATAAATTGGTGTACAGATCCATTTTTCTTATTGCTTTGTTTGATTGTAAAAAATctagtattttttctttttgtgactGATAGTACTGCTCTATGATTTCCTCAAATTCATCATTTTGAATAAAAGTCGTTTCCTCAAAACACTTAAACAATATATGATCATTTGCTATTTTCTTCACAATCGTACATGACATAACCATCttggtttttagttgttttgaaatttcttttaacaCTGGAAAAGaagctattttatatatagtctTACTTGCTACTGAAGCTACTCTATCGAACTCTTAAAGCtatcttttttattgtgttcttAGTATAAGTCatgacaatatttattaaaaacgctttttacttgaatttttttctgcttCTTCCCTTACATCCTTTTAGGATAATAATATAATCAGATTAAACTGGACCTGCCATAATTCTATTTGACTCcatttaattaaagatattgacaAAATGCACTTTTACCTGTTCCAGCTCCTACGAATAGAGAAACTGTTTTAATCTCTTTTTCGTCTATTTTATCGAATAAATTctctaaaatcaattttaaatcttCAGCTTCTTCTGGTGCTATTTTATGTAGCTATCGCTTCTTATGCaaatttagctttattttttgcTCTTTCTATTCGTAATGcctaagttttattttttaattttgactttatttttctATGCTAtctaaattactatttttattattatctctcCGACACAAAATCAAGTATACTAATTCTAATGGTATAAAGCAAAAGAAATTGTTCAAAAATCATTatccaataaatataaaagcagAGTGTTAATTTGCAAATTAATTGTCgtgtatttttgttaattattcatCGCTATTAATTATCTATTACCAAAACATCTTCATCGttactaaatatattataattttagttgCTTAATTGCAACTCACTGATTAGGTTGAGGTCCTATGTATTTGCTCCTTTTCATAATCACttactaacttaaaaaaatcttttcctcCTCTCACCCTCACTCCCATACTATGTCCACTCAAAATACAATTCTCTGATCCTGCTTGGAGCACAAAAGAAGGCcatttttcttcaatatttatatattctttttctcTAATAAAACTGTCAGTGTATATAGAATCTATAACTTTGCTTAAAGCAACCTGTCTTTGCtgcaatatattatttgattccTCTTGCTCTTGTAATTTCTTTATCAtgtttattattgctttttcaATTGGGTTCGTATCTTTGAGCAATTTacttagtatattttttatatctgtgATTACTGTTATAtctatatcattatttttacatttaccATAATCCACCTCTACAGTAGTAAAACTGTTCCATAATGccttataaatatagtttttcagtttattaGAATTTGCATTGTTATCTATTGTAATTATGCCTAGTAAGTAAGGTTTTATTAGTGGAACaccatctttattttttattacccaAGGCTCTCCAAGCTGTTTTGAATCAAGTCTATTGTCTATACGAAGTAATACCTTGTCTTTCTCtattttcttgaaatttatgtataatatatgtcCTTCCGAAATAGCAAATTTATCCGAAGACCGTTCAGCATATTCATACGAAAAAGAGCAAGAATATTCATTTGATATCTTTAACTCCTTTATCTGGAATAATATATTATCTGCATGTGAAGAAGTTAGAGCTATTTTAATGATgctttctaaatttaaaattgataccTCTGAAAGTTTATCAACCATTagtaaatctttttgaaaatctgaAAAATCTGAAGAAGATGATGTTGCTAAATCAGAAGTGTTTAGATGTTCCCAATGCTCACTATAACAATAAGCGTTTATCTTTATATTCGTTAAAATTTCCAAAACCGTTAAAAACTCTTGTTCAAGCATCCTGGTATATTCAGGACTTAATTTATTTTCCAAtagcttttttaagtaaaaggaAGCTCTTATTGCCAACACGATAATAGGATCATCACCTCTTGCTTCAATTTTCTTCTGATTCTCTTTTTTCATTGATACAATgttatcaatataaaatttataaatttgttttcttgtAATTTGCCTTTTATCAAGATCATCGCCTACATTCTCTTCCAATAACGAATCTATACTTTCAAATCCAACCAGGCGACTCAATGCCCGATCGAAAAAAGTAGGATCTTTCTTAATGTCTAATATTGTTTTACTCAATATTTCTAAGTTTATTGGTTGGCGAGCTTTTATTAAATCcatcatcatttttaaaataccttttaaatatgataatgattttaataaaatttcaggATTTTTTTTACCAACCGTTATTTGATCAAACAAGATATCAATtacattataattttgtttaggtACAGCATGTTCTCTAGGTTGGTTGTTAAAGAGATTAATGTCAGCTTTGTTCTTGACTAGTATTCTTGctgtttcatatttattttgctGAACAGCAACCATTAAAGGAGCGTTTCCATTTGTGTTGTTTTGgtcattgatataaattttacctTCTGTTAAAATAGTCTGCACTGCTTCACTATCTCCATTTTCTGCAGCAATATGTAGTTTAGTATATTCTGGAATTTTCAATATACTACTATACCCCAGAGGATATTTTTTCAGGTAAAACTCTGATATCTCaaggttaattttaaattgctttaacaATTTATTACGTTCCTCAAGCTTAACAGTGATAACTCCTTCGCATCTAGCAGCTGAAAGACTTTCCTCGCTTAAAACACATAATTTATACAGGTAACGCTGAATTTTATTCGGACATATATCTAACAATGTTGTAATGTTACTTGAGTTGCTTTGTATCAAAACTACTAAAGACTCAACTGCAGAACGGTGTACATAATAATTATCATTACCAATTTTCGTTATTAGAGCTTTGATTAGAGCTTCGATTGTTTCTTCATCCTTTGTTTTAGAACAAGCTAAAGACTGTATGGCTGAACTTTGTACATTAGATTCATCATCttgtaatgcattttttaaagcatataatattttattatcacaaTCTTCCACACCTTGTAAAGCTTGTGCAGCAAAACTTCTCAcataagaatttttgttttctttaagagCAGAAATTAAAGCATTTGTCACTTCCTCATTTTTAACGCCGGTTAAAGCCTTTGCACAAGCACTTCCTATATTCCCATTCTCGTTACTTAGACCGTCTTTTAAAGTGGAAATAACATAaggaaactgtttttttaatttacctaaTAATTGTGCTGCTTCACTCTTTATATAAGGGTTACCCTTTGTACTAGAAACAGTATCAGTTAAAGTTTTAATGACATCTTCATCTATATCTTTTAACCCTACTAAAGCTATGGCAGCAGACTTTTTTACATCATATCTGTCTTTCTCATGTACCTTTTTTAGAATAGCGATGATTTTTTCATCATTACAACCTATTGCTCCTAAAACTCTTAAAGCTGAACTTTTAGTAGTATATTGTTTGCTACTAATATTCTGAATTCTGAATTCtgctattttattatataaatatttaattactttatcgTGATATTTCTTTCCTAAAGcaacaaaagattttatagcATATTCTCTTCGaaggtttataattttatcGTCGCGTTGATAAAGGCCAAGATAATTGTATAAACTTTCTTTGATTTCATCAGTAACATccttatttaaagttattaaagatAATACCGCTTCATATATTACCTGCCCTTGTTCTTCAACATCATTTACTCTTTCTAACAAAGGCGATATTAAATCGTTACTGCTTAGTCCAATGATGCCTATAGTTTGTACTACAGCTACTTTCTGCAAGGAACCGGATTTTTCAGcattctttaaaatatcaatgagatttttttttatcttttcgcCATTTTTGTCTTCATTTCTGCCTAATTTACCTAACAATTGGGTAGCAACAACTCTAATCTTTGAAACcgaatttttaagattattaactAAAGCATCAATTAACTCATCATTAACTCTATTAATGCTTATTAATTCACGTGCAGCAGAGTTTTTTAAGTATTCAATCTCGTTAACTCCCTTTTGTTCTATAGTTTCTTTACCATTACCAGTATTTTCTCTTACTATATCTTGTAGtactttataaactttttcatcACTTATTTGTTTTAGTTGATATAAAGCTTTTATGGCCGTAGTTCTTATGATCCCTTCCTCTGTTTTGTCTTTTACTCTTTCTAAGACAGCTTCTATAAGCTCCTGTTCTTCCCCTCCAATAATACCTGAGATATGTATTGTGAATAGTTTCTTTTCTGGATCTTTAAAATTGTCtagcaatttttttgcaaaattttgttcttttcttaGCACCTCACAAACATAAGGAGCAGATTCTAAACATTCAGTAATATCTATTGATAATGCCCAGCTTTTTATATCTTCTAGCAATTTACTATACACTGGTGCATAAACTTggtttaatttatcaaatgtACATTCATTTAAACATCTTATAACTAGGCTTGCATGCCTAAATCCTATTAAGTCTCTCGGTAAGATCTCTATATAATGCCAAAATTGTACTAGAGAAGTATACTGTTTTTCCTCTGTCTCACCTCTTTTATACAACGTTCCTGCTACGTACTGCCACATTATTTCATATTGAGTATTATATTTAAGTTCTTTGATTAGTTCTCTAATATTGTCGGTGGTTATATTTTGAGCAATATACTGTGCTGCAAAGTAATATTGAAATGTAGGATGTGCAAAATCTATCTCTCCTCTTCCATTCTTTTTCATTATGCCATCAATCtcagtaattattttttcaccaaaatcttcactgtttttttttttgaatccactttcatctaaaacttttttgaaagcaaTATCTTCAAGACTATTTTGTAGAGATTTGCACTCTTCATGTGAATCTATTGAGGAATATTTAgactcaaataattttttcacagcCACTCTATACAGCATAGTGATTGTGGGACTGGAAAAATTTATCTCACTATCAGAAAACTCATCAAAAGCAAAGCATATCAACTTAAGATACATTGGTGTACGGGCCATTTCTTCTAttgctttatttgattttaaaaaattaagtactTTGTCTATTTTTGACTGATAGTACTGCTCTATGATATccttaattttatcattttcaatacAAGTTGTTTCAGTGAAACACTCAAACATTATACGATCACTTTTCGATATATTTTCAATTGGACATGACATAATTATTTTGGTTTTAgggtgttttaaaatttctttaaacacTGGATGAGATACTATTTTATCTATAGTCTTACATGCTACTAAAGCTAGCACATTCTTTGCCTGCAAATCATATGTTTTCTTGATGTATTGCTCAATACTATCTTTTTCCGTAAAACCAACACTCTCTAATTCCCGATCAAAACTTATACTTTGTAATGATAACCTTAATCTAGatgtaactattaaaaatatattagtagaTAGGGAATCTAAGAGTGTTTTCTGATTATTACTATTAAGTAAATCATAATCTTCTATAACAAGAAGTATTTTTGAAGATCTAAACAACTCATTTATCAAACTCTTAATGTCATCTTTACCATCGTGTTCTAATTTGAAGTCatgacaatatttattaaaaaagtattcttcGAATTTTAATTTACCTTCCACTACATCCTTTGAAGATAATAATATAACCAGATCAAACTGCGCCTGccataattcttttttactccATCTAACTGATAGATATTGACATAATGCACTTTTACCTGTTCCAGCCCCACCGTAGAGAGAAATTAACTTAATTTCTTTGTCgtctattttatcaaataaattctCTAATATTAATTCCATATCTTCAGCTTTTTCTGATGTATCTTGGTCTTTATCATAAATGTTTTCTCTAGTCCTTAGATTGACATAACTATCTTGTACAGAGTATTTATCTAATTCATGAGgcaaaaaaccattaaaataacCGTTTTCTTGATAGTATTTGTTCagacatatttttaattgttcaaatgCAGTGGGATTAGAATCTTGAACTTCATTCTCAAAACCTTCTAACTTTATGTTACTTTCTGTAGCTAACGGTTCTTTTGCTAATTTCATTATCCAAATGATTAAATAAGCAAAGTGTGAATTTGCGAACTAATGTCGTGTGTTTCCGTTAATTGTTTATTGCTGTTATGTACCTATTACCAAATCTTCTCTAGCAGCATTTACTAAATCAGTATTAATAGATGTCGTGTTGTTAATTTTCATCAGTCTTTCTAATTGATGAAATAAACGTGTTATTACTCTAATATTGCCTTTTATGATTCGAGCAATACTACTAAGCGTTTCataatcagtaaaaaaataaatgcttattttagttgcttattatttctataaagtTATTTCTTCTCTAGATAATGGCTTCAACTCGTGTAAATAACAACTCAAGAATGCAATTGAGGAAACCTTGAAAATCTTCTTTCAATGCCAGACATGAACTTCAGTGAAAGAGCTGGTGTTAGATGATATACAATATTTTCCGCAATAAAGACTCTCAGCTACAGGAATTCCCAACCTTCATAAAAAAAGAAGgaatttcagaaaaaagtttttataaagccATTCAAGCACAAAATAATTTGCATTACTTATTACAATAATGcgtttatttatatagtatttttgctttaatataGATTGCAAATCATTACACAACTAACCATTATGTCCTACTAAAACTAATAAAGGGCAATATTTGCTAtcatattcataaaattttttccaaacattATTAAGAATTACATTATCTTTGCGTGGATCAATTATACTTACTGTTAGAATAAAATCTCTGTTAATAAATAAtggtttttcattaaattcagtttttttagttgttgtGTTAAATAAATCACAACCTATGTTTATTACCTTTAAGTTTGGTAGTGGCCCATTGGTAGCTTTCGCGTAATCTATTAGATCTTTGTTTGAACTTTAAGATATGCATATAACATTATTTGCGCACCATATTAACTCATTAAAGTACTTAGAGATTTGAATATAATGGAACTGATAAGTCTAGTGCGCAAAACTGAGGAAATTTGTACGGTATTACGtcgaaacaaaataaaaaagtttttatacctACGTCCCTTATCACTTTCTATAAttctttaagattttctttCTTCCATTAAAGTTCAAGAGAGTTATATACTTTGTTATGACTGAAAATTATGCTACTTGTTTGTGTCTGtttcttattaattattatcTTTGAAAGGTTTCCAGTCTAAtacattttatagaaaaaaaaaattgctataatgCCTCGTAGAAACTTTTGCAAGCTGAATGCtaatgtattgattttttttgatatttttaaaaacattttctttgaAGTAATGTTTAGTATACTATCCTCAATAGGAGGTGGTgcactttttataaaatcttgacTTGCTTCAggtaaatttttgctttttaataaattagctATATTATCGTGAGatgaaatagtaaaatttttctttgctttagaaaataagcaaaaaataacaTGTGTAGGTATAatattttgcaaa
This portion of the Hydra vulgaris chromosome 13, alternate assembly HydraT2T_AEP genome encodes:
- the LOC136089301 gene encoding uncharacterized protein LOC136089301, coding for MKLAKEPLATESNIKLEGFENEVQDSNPTAFEQLKICLNKYYQENGYFNGFLPHELDKYSVQDSYVNLRTRENIYDKDQDTSEKAEDMELILENLFDKIDDKEIKLISLYGGAGTGKSALCQYLSVRWSKKELWQAQFDLVILLSSKDVVEGKLKFEEYFFNKYCHDFKLEHDGKDDIKSLINELFRSSKILLVIEDYDLLNSNNQKTLLDSLSTNIFLIVTSRLRLSLQSISFDRELESVGFTEKDSIEQYIKKTYDLQAKNVLALVACKTIDKIVSHPVFKEILKHPKTKIIMSCPIENISKSDRIMFECFTETTCIENDKIKDIIEQYYQSKIDKVLNFLKSNKAIEEMARTPMYLKLICFAFDEFSDSEINFSSPTITMLYRVAVKKLFESKYSSIDSHEECKSLQNSLEDIAFKKVLDESGFKKKNSEDFGEKIITEIDGIMKKNGRGEIDFAHPTFQYYFAAQYIAQNITTDNIRELIKELKYNTQYEIMWQYVAGTLYKRGETEEKQYTSLVQFWHYIEILPRDLIGFRHASLVIRCLNECTFDKLNQVYAPVYSKLLEDIKSWALSIDITECLESAPYVCEVLRKEQNFAKKLLDNFKDPEKKLFTIHISGIIGGEEQELIEAVLERVKDKTEEGIIRTTAIKALYQLKQISDEKVYKVLQDIVRENTGNGKETIEQKGVNEIEYLKNSAARELISINRVNDELIDALVNNLKNSVSKIRVVATQLLGKLGRNEDKNGEKIKKNLIDILKNAEKSGSLQKVAVVQTIGIIGLSSNDLISPLLERVNDVEEQGQVIYEAVLSLITLNKDVTDEIKESLYNYLGLYQRDDKIINLRREYAIKSFVALGKKYHDKVIKYLYNKIAEFRIQNISSKQYTTKSSALRVLGAIGCNDEKIIAILKKVHEKDRYDVKKSAAIALVGLKDIDEDVIKTLTDTVSSTKGNPYIKSEAAQLLGKLKKQFPYVISTLKDGLSNENGNIGSACAKALTGVKNEEVTNALISALKENKNSYVRSFAAQALQGVEDCDNKILYALKNALQDDESNVQSSAIQSLACSKTKDEETIEALIKALITKIGNDNYYVHRSAVESLVVLIQSNSSNITTLLDICPNKIQRYLYKLCVLSEESLSAARCEGVITVKLEERNKLLKQFKINLEISEFYLKKYPLGYSSILKIPEYTKLHIAAENGDSEAVQTILTEGKIYINDQNNTNGNAPLMVAVQQNKYETARILVKNKADINLFNNQPREHAVPKQNYNVIDILFDQITVGKKNPEILLKSLSYLKGILKMMMDLIKARQPINLEILSKTILDIKKDPTFFDRALSRLVGFESIDSLLEENVGDDLDKRQITRKQIYKFYIDNIVSMKKENQKKIEARGDDPIIVLAIRASFYLKKLLENKLSPEYTRMLEQEFLTVLEILTNIKINAYCYSEHWEHLNTSDLATSSSSDFSDFQKDLLMVDKLSEVSILNLESIIKIALTSSHADNILFQIKELKISNEYSCSFSYEYAERSSDKFAISEGHILYINFKKIEKDKVLLRIDNRLDSKQLGEPWVIKNKDGVPLIKPYLLGIITIDNNANSNKLKNYIYKALWNSFTTVEVDYGKCKNNDIDITVITDIKNILSKLLKDTNPIEKAIINMIKKLQEQEESNNILQQRQVALSKVIDSIYTDSFIREKEYINIEEKWPSFVLQAGSENCILSGHSMGVRVRGGKDFFKLVSDYEKEQIHRTST